The Paenibacillus sp. MBLB1832 genome has a window encoding:
- a CDS encoding FAD-binding dehydrogenase, with amino-acid sequence MDYDVIVVGAGLAGLVATVEIADAGKKVLLLDQEPEASLGGQAWWSFGGLFLVNSPEQRRLGIKDSLELAWQDWQGSAGFDRVDDEDYWGRKWAQAYVEFAAGEKREWLRSQGIRFFPVVGWAERGGQLADGHGNSVPRFHIVWGTGPGIVAPFEQRLRAHMVTGMVQYKPRHRVNELLQVGGAIVGVSGDVLAPSTAARGEASSRDAVGEFVYSAQAVVVSSGGIGANHALVRQYWPSRLGTPPAKMLSGVPAHVDGRMLAIAEQAGGRIVNRDRMWHYTEGIENWNPVWERHGIRILPGPSSLWLDARGQRFTAPNFPGFDTLSTLEAIQKTGYNYSWFILTQKIIEKEFALSGSEQNPDLTGKSIRQVLSRALPGAMAPVQAFMDKGKDFVVASTLAELVKGMNAITEEKLLDLAQIERQIQARDREIENKFTKDAQITAIRGARNYVGDKLIRVAKPHRLLDPASGPLIAVRLNIVSRKTLGGLQTDLSGRVLNQAGEVVPGLYAAGEASGFGGGGLHGYRALEGTFLGGCLFTGRVAGRAVAKELQSR; translated from the coding sequence ATGGACTATGATGTCATCGTCGTTGGAGCAGGGCTCGCAGGATTAGTGGCAACCGTCGAGATCGCGGATGCTGGGAAAAAGGTGTTACTGCTCGATCAAGAACCGGAAGCTTCCTTGGGCGGACAAGCCTGGTGGTCGTTCGGCGGGTTATTTCTCGTGAATTCACCCGAGCAGCGTCGCCTTGGGATCAAGGATTCACTAGAGCTGGCTTGGCAGGATTGGCAGGGCTCGGCGGGTTTTGACCGCGTGGACGACGAGGACTATTGGGGGCGAAAATGGGCCCAAGCCTACGTAGAGTTCGCCGCAGGCGAGAAGCGCGAATGGCTGCGCAGCCAAGGCATTCGCTTCTTTCCGGTTGTGGGCTGGGCTGAGCGTGGCGGCCAGCTGGCCGATGGGCACGGCAACTCTGTCCCCCGATTTCACATCGTGTGGGGGACAGGCCCCGGGATTGTAGCGCCGTTCGAGCAGCGCCTAAGAGCGCATATGGTGACGGGGATGGTGCAATACAAGCCCCGCCACCGTGTGAACGAGCTGCTCCAAGTTGGCGGCGCCATCGTTGGGGTAAGCGGCGACGTGCTCGCGCCGAGCACAGCTGCACGCGGCGAAGCGAGCTCGCGCGACGCTGTTGGCGAGTTCGTGTACAGCGCGCAGGCGGTCGTCGTCAGCAGCGGCGGCATCGGGGCGAACCATGCGTTGGTTCGCCAATATTGGCCGAGCCGGCTGGGCACACCCCCGGCAAAGATGCTGTCTGGCGTCCCAGCCCATGTGGACGGCCGGATGCTGGCGATCGCCGAGCAAGCTGGCGGTCGGATCGTGAACCGTGATCGGATGTGGCACTACACGGAAGGCATTGAGAACTGGAATCCCGTGTGGGAGCGACACGGAATTCGCATTCTGCCAGGGCCATCGTCGCTCTGGCTCGATGCGCGCGGGCAGCGGTTTACGGCGCCGAATTTTCCTGGCTTTGATACTTTAAGTACCCTGGAAGCTATACAGAAAACAGGTTATAACTATTCATGGTTTATTTTGACTCAGAAGATTATTGAGAAAGAATTCGCACTTTCAGGGTCCGAGCAGAATCCCGATTTGACTGGGAAAAGCATTCGCCAAGTACTGTCTCGCGCACTGCCAGGGGCGATGGCTCCCGTTCAAGCTTTTATGGATAAAGGAAAAGATTTCGTCGTAGCCTCTACGCTGGCCGAACTTGTTAAGGGAATGAATGCGATAACCGAGGAGAAGTTATTAGATCTTGCTCAGATCGAGCGTCAAATCCAAGCGAGAGATCGGGAAATCGAAAACAAGTTTACGAAAGATGCGCAAATTACCGCCATTCGAGGCGCTCGCAACTATGTGGGAGATAAACTGATCCGTGTGGCGAAGCCCCATCGCTTGCTGGATCCAGCGAGTGGACCGCTCATCGCCGTTCGTTTAAATATCGTCAGCCGCAAAACATTAGGAGGACTGCAAACTGATCTTTCAGGGCGCGTCTTGAATCAGGCTGGTGAGGTGGTGCCAGGACTGTATGCCGCAGGCGAAGCTAGTGGATTCGGCGGGGGCGGTCTTCATGGGTACCGTGCTTTGGAAGGCACGTTTCTCGGCGGCTGTCTGTTCACAGGCAGAGTGGCAGGGAGAGCAGTTGCGAAGGAACTTCAATCTCGTTAA
- a CDS encoding discoidin domain-containing protein, whose amino-acid sequence MRILKKISSSISMAAIVLSLWNPGVSHAATPITDANSSIFGPNVYVFDPDMPAADIQSAASAVFVRQESNEFGTERDAFLFKPGTYNVNIFVGFNTQASGLGQNPDDVLINGGLNVNADWDNGNATRNFWRGIENLSINPTFNYTPPAPAHFSAGTTQIAVSQAAPLRRLHIKGKLNLFDFDSGWGAGWASGGFLADSKVDGQVIPASQQQWFSRNSEWASWSNGVWNMVFVGDKNTPTGQFPDPPYTVVPNTSLMREKPYLYLDNTNQYQVFVPSLSQNTQGTSWANGPTPGTSIPISQFHIVRADQPSTSSAASINAALADGKNLLFTPGIYPLNDTIRINNANTVVLGIGMPTLIPTTDKPAMKVADVDGVKLAGLLFEAGPNETSSLVEVGPAGSSADHAANPTSLHDLFFRTGGAVVGENLAQMTINSDDVIGDHFWMWRADHGAGAGWTDNVSKNGLVVNGDDVTLYGLFNEHHNEYQTLWNGNGGRVYFYQSEIPYDVPNQAAWMDGSKKGFASYKVADSVTTHEAWGLGVYSYFRDAAVKLDNAIEVPIAAGVKIHHATTIWLNGTAGSEITHIVNGVGGRVYGTSGSAQRQTINFYGTDVGDTEAPSVPTTLVAKETAYDRVKIGWNASTDNLNVASYDVYRDGTLIGHTTTTEYLDMGVQPKATYSYTVKAVDGGGNQSAFSSSLSVTTPKRALDRSTWTGTSTSADPVSRLLDGDMGTRWSSGKPMSPSPEQSFTIDMKVPTTLNGIEMDSTGSNNDYARGYAVYVSMDGVTWGSPIATGTGTNKIITVEFAPQVARYLKVVQTGTNSSWWSVHEVRAYGLLPATASIDGPSMVTSGQTFDTTVSLANVVSAVYAQDIRFTYDTSLLEFVSVDFVNPAISKVGQSDTAGQLRFLTANLSQANVNGPLLTLHWRAKAPADNASTTITLTSLALADLQTATGLGPDSQVVLIKAIVDLTILNDKITAAQSIYDGAVEGYANGQYAPGSKTALLSAISTARAVVANPDVTRAQVADAIADLQEALNLFATMKYVGDPGDVNNDGNFTVVDLANVVAAYGKTSADSDWAQFAKADFNKDGKVDLVDLAAVAQRILAE is encoded by the coding sequence ATGCGTATTTTGAAAAAAATAAGTTCTTCGATATCCATGGCAGCAATTGTCCTCAGTTTATGGAATCCTGGCGTTTCCCATGCGGCAACTCCGATCACGGATGCAAATTCATCGATTTTCGGGCCTAATGTGTATGTGTTTGATCCTGATATGCCAGCAGCTGATATTCAAAGCGCAGCAAGTGCCGTATTTGTAAGACAAGAATCGAATGAATTTGGCACGGAACGAGATGCCTTCCTTTTCAAGCCAGGCACGTATAATGTGAATATTTTTGTTGGCTTTAATACGCAAGCGTCAGGTCTTGGGCAAAATCCGGACGATGTATTAATCAATGGCGGATTGAATGTCAACGCAGACTGGGATAATGGAAATGCAACACGCAACTTTTGGCGAGGGATTGAGAACTTGAGCATTAACCCAACGTTCAATTATACACCACCAGCACCAGCGCACTTCTCAGCGGGGACGACGCAGATCGCGGTTTCGCAAGCGGCACCTCTTAGACGTCTGCATATCAAAGGGAAATTGAATTTGTTTGATTTTGACAGCGGTTGGGGTGCAGGCTGGGCAAGCGGTGGTTTCCTCGCTGATTCCAAAGTTGACGGTCAAGTGATTCCAGCCTCACAGCAGCAATGGTTTTCCAGAAACAGTGAGTGGGCGAGCTGGTCGAATGGGGTTTGGAACATGGTTTTCGTCGGTGATAAGAATACGCCTACAGGACAATTCCCAGATCCACCGTATACGGTCGTGCCGAATACATCTCTAATGCGCGAAAAGCCATATTTGTATCTCGACAATACGAATCAATACCAAGTGTTCGTACCTTCACTTTCGCAGAATACGCAAGGAACGAGTTGGGCGAATGGACCGACGCCAGGCACATCGATTCCAATCAGCCAGTTCCACATCGTTCGTGCGGATCAACCAAGTACATCAAGCGCAGCAAGCATTAATGCCGCATTAGCGGATGGGAAGAATTTGTTGTTTACACCAGGTATCTACCCCTTGAATGATACAATTCGGATCAATAACGCGAATACAGTCGTACTCGGCATCGGGATGCCTACGCTAATCCCAACTACTGATAAACCAGCGATGAAGGTAGCCGATGTGGATGGCGTGAAGCTTGCGGGACTGCTGTTTGAAGCGGGACCGAATGAAACGTCTTCGCTCGTCGAGGTAGGACCTGCCGGCAGTTCGGCGGATCATGCGGCAAATCCGACTTCGTTGCACGATTTATTTTTCCGTACAGGCGGTGCGGTCGTTGGTGAGAATTTAGCGCAAATGACGATCAACAGTGACGATGTGATTGGCGATCATTTCTGGATGTGGCGTGCGGATCACGGTGCGGGTGCAGGCTGGACAGATAACGTTTCGAAAAACGGACTTGTCGTCAACGGCGATGATGTCACCCTATACGGATTATTTAACGAGCATCACAACGAGTATCAAACGCTATGGAATGGGAACGGCGGACGTGTGTATTTCTATCAATCCGAAATTCCTTATGATGTTCCGAACCAAGCGGCATGGATGGATGGAAGCAAGAAAGGATTCGCCTCTTACAAAGTAGCGGATTCGGTTACGACCCATGAAGCATGGGGGCTTGGTGTGTACTCCTATTTCAGAGATGCGGCTGTGAAGCTAGACAATGCGATTGAAGTGCCGATTGCAGCGGGCGTCAAGATTCATCATGCCACGACGATTTGGTTGAACGGGACTGCTGGCAGTGAGATCACGCACATCGTGAACGGTGTCGGGGGCCGTGTCTATGGTACATCAGGCAGTGCGCAAAGACAGACGATAAATTTCTATGGTACCGATGTTGGAGATACGGAAGCTCCGAGTGTGCCTACGACGCTAGTTGCGAAGGAAACTGCTTATGATCGCGTCAAAATCGGATGGAACGCATCGACGGATAACCTCAATGTTGCGAGTTATGACGTGTATCGCGATGGTACGCTGATCGGTCATACAACCACAACGGAATATCTAGATATGGGTGTCCAGCCAAAGGCGACCTATAGCTATACGGTGAAAGCTGTAGATGGCGGCGGAAATCAATCCGCTTTCAGCAGCTCGTTAAGTGTAACGACTCCGAAGCGGGCGTTGGATCGCTCAACATGGACGGGAACATCAACGTCTGCAGATCCTGTCTCGCGGCTTCTGGATGGCGATATGGGGACTCGCTGGAGCTCGGGCAAACCGATGTCGCCATCGCCAGAGCAATCCTTCACGATCGATATGAAGGTGCCAACGACGCTCAATGGCATTGAGATGGATTCCACCGGCAGCAATAATGACTATGCGCGTGGTTATGCGGTTTACGTCTCAATGGACGGCGTGACGTGGGGCAGTCCAATCGCCACAGGAACGGGCACGAACAAAATTATTACGGTTGAATTTGCCCCACAAGTAGCACGCTATCTCAAAGTCGTTCAAACGGGCACGAATTCCAGCTGGTGGTCCGTTCATGAAGTAAGAGCCTACGGCCTATTGCCAGCAACTGCCTCCATCGACGGCCCTTCGATGGTCACGAGCGGTCAAACGTTCGATACGACGGTTAGTTTAGCGAATGTCGTGTCAGCTGTGTACGCGCAGGATATTCGTTTCACTTATGACACCAGTTTACTGGAGTTCGTCTCAGTTGATTTCGTAAATCCAGCGATTTCGAAAGTGGGACAGTCGGACACGGCAGGCCAGCTTCGCTTCCTAACAGCCAACCTATCCCAAGCTAATGTGAATGGTCCATTATTGACGCTGCATTGGAGAGCGAAGGCGCCAGCTGATAATGCTTCAACAACGATTACTCTTACAAGTCTGGCACTAGCTGATTTGCAAACAGCGACGGGGCTCGGACCTGATTCCCAAGTTGTTCTCATTAAAGCAATCGTTGATTTGACGATCTTGAACGATAAGATCACTGCTGCTCAATCCATTTACGATGGGGCTGTAGAGGGCTATGCGAATGGTCAATATGCACCTGGCTCGAAAACCGCCTTACTGTCCGCCATTAGTACGGCGAGAGCGGTTGTGGCGAATCCAGATGTGACAAGGGCTCAAGTTGCAGACGCGATTGCTGACCTTCAAGAAGCATTAAATCTCTTTGCAACGATGAAGTATGTTGGAGATCCAGGCGATGTGAACAACGATGGCAACTTCACGGTCGTTGATTTGGCGAATGTGGTTGCAGCATATGGCAAAACATCTGCAGATAGTGATTGGGCTCAATTTGCAAAAGCTGACTTCAACAAAGATGGCAAAGTGGATCTGGTTGACTTGGCGGCTGTTGCTCAGCGCATCCTTGCGGAATAG
- a CDS encoding S-layer homology domain-containing protein, which produces MVMRKWLHTCLSLVILMSLISPTAAWASEASSPSTYSMVVSNKLPAKDETIEVIIVGHALVDVYAFEINVEYDPTRLTFIDAKTSVPGFSVPPILKDKQIQLAHTQVGKDKGLEGDQTLMKLRFKALQNGKAEVILRNVRVVDSKLVSTTKLTDMSTMLNILSTLSFDDMADFDWAIEAIEALAAKGIVNGTGDRTFSPGAAVTRADYLVLLMRALGLQGGGGEPFADVDNEAYYAQPIAAARELGIVQGDEGNQFHPKASITREDMMVLTHRALRATKYLQAASKVSELASFDDADTISDYAVESVAALVESGLIHGFADGIHPQETTNRAQAVVLIHNLLTYIQKGTR; this is translated from the coding sequence ATGGTTATGCGCAAATGGTTGCACACCTGTCTATCTCTCGTAATCCTAATGAGTCTCATTTCTCCAACCGCAGCATGGGCCTCTGAGGCCAGTTCACCAAGTACGTATTCGATGGTTGTTTCAAATAAGCTGCCTGCCAAAGATGAAACGATTGAAGTCATCATAGTAGGTCATGCATTAGTGGATGTTTATGCTTTTGAAATTAATGTGGAGTACGATCCTACTAGGTTAACCTTTATAGATGCCAAAACGAGTGTACCTGGATTTTCGGTGCCGCCAATTCTGAAGGATAAGCAGATTCAGCTTGCGCATACGCAAGTAGGGAAAGACAAGGGACTTGAAGGAGACCAAACGCTGATGAAGCTTCGCTTCAAAGCCCTGCAGAACGGGAAAGCGGAGGTGATTTTGCGCAATGTTCGAGTCGTTGACTCCAAACTTGTTAGCACTACGAAGTTGACTGATATGAGCACGATGTTGAACATCCTTAGTACGCTGTCATTTGACGATATGGCCGATTTCGATTGGGCAATCGAAGCAATTGAAGCCTTAGCTGCTAAAGGCATTGTGAACGGAACGGGGGACCGGACATTCAGTCCAGGTGCTGCTGTGACAAGAGCGGATTATCTCGTCTTGTTGATGAGAGCGCTTGGTTTGCAAGGTGGAGGCGGCGAGCCGTTTGCGGATGTTGATAACGAGGCTTACTACGCGCAGCCGATCGCTGCCGCAAGGGAGCTAGGCATCGTGCAAGGGGATGAGGGCAATCAGTTCCACCCGAAGGCGTCGATTACACGTGAAGATATGATGGTGCTGACCCATAGAGCTTTGCGAGCAACGAAGTACCTCCAGGCAGCGAGTAAGGTATCTGAGCTAGCCTCATTTGACGATGCAGACACAATCTCGGATTATGCTGTCGAAAGCGTCGCGGCGCTCGTCGAAAGCGGTCTGATTCACGGCTTCGCGGATGGCATTCATCCGCAAGAAACGACGAATCGCGCCCAGGCGGTTGTTCTCATTCATAACCTACTGACCTATATCCAAAAAGGTACTCGCTAA
- a CDS encoding LTA synthase family protein yields MHYVTSYKRKTFRSKVKQVLQLLLGSEKLTLYTYVAILLKSQLLLAALHAPDVDGINIGQMYFTYPPVLSHLMLILFVVVIGQFFKKSGRRAYLLVIHLIISLLLVGDVVYYRAYSAFLSLRFIPHPNGFNPLDYNLWSFIRPFDCWFLIDFVLLGAIAFYQWKNAPILSRRKERPRHPVLAFLLLLFASSVIYYDHYRIDVKDTTKGEMMFFKLSWAPFQSMSDMSPIGYHFFDGLRLFGEAKQIKLAGSEQSEVEQWLTRNAEGLPDNAYKGMFQGKNLIVIQVESLENFVIGQRVNGQDITPNINRLLGNSLYFTNFYEQVNNGTSSDSDLMTTTSVFPVRTGANFFRYPTNTYNSLPKLMQGMGYQTISTHSEPAGSWNWVEAHHNIGYQTSWDLRTYKEDDHVGLGLSDETYLRQLGDKVAGLSAPFMLHAVTLSSHGPFDLPDKTKTLHLDPSLDSTIMGAYFQAIHYTDQQIGAFMDKLDSLGLLDQSVIAIYGDHTGVHKYYQDQVDAIPALENEEWRTHSLKLPFIIYNKGMQGEQIATIGGQIDTLPTLAYVMGVDKAQFETTAMGKVLVNTRKNFTILNDGTLVGQPNDAEEDHLLQSFKIANWLHESNYFANR; encoded by the coding sequence TTGCATTATGTAACATCCTATAAAAGAAAAACGTTCCGCTCCAAAGTTAAACAAGTGCTGCAACTCCTGCTCGGCAGTGAAAAATTAACGCTGTATACGTACGTGGCAATTTTACTTAAGTCGCAGCTACTACTCGCCGCGTTACATGCACCAGATGTCGATGGCATTAATATTGGTCAAATGTACTTTACATATCCGCCAGTACTTTCCCATCTGATGTTGATTTTGTTCGTCGTTGTCATCGGTCAGTTTTTCAAAAAAAGCGGACGCCGCGCCTACTTACTTGTGATTCATCTCATCATTAGCTTACTGTTGGTAGGAGATGTCGTCTACTATCGGGCTTATTCCGCATTTCTGTCGCTGCGGTTCATCCCGCATCCGAACGGGTTTAATCCGTTGGATTACAACTTGTGGTCGTTCATTCGACCGTTCGACTGCTGGTTTTTGATTGACTTTGTGCTCCTTGGCGCCATCGCTTTTTACCAATGGAAAAATGCACCCATCCTGTCGCGGCGCAAAGAGCGTCCCCGTCATCCCGTGCTGGCGTTCCTTCTGTTGCTGTTTGCAAGTAGTGTTATTTATTACGACCACTACCGAATCGATGTGAAGGATACAACGAAGGGTGAAATGATGTTCTTTAAGCTAAGCTGGGCGCCGTTTCAGTCGATGTCGGACATGTCGCCGATCGGCTATCACTTCTTCGATGGCTTGCGATTGTTCGGTGAAGCCAAGCAAATCAAGCTTGCCGGGTCTGAGCAATCAGAGGTCGAGCAATGGCTGACGCGCAATGCCGAAGGGCTGCCAGATAATGCGTATAAGGGTATGTTTCAAGGCAAAAACCTTATTGTGATTCAAGTCGAATCGCTCGAGAATTTCGTCATCGGCCAAAGGGTGAATGGACAAGATATTACGCCAAACATCAATCGTTTGTTGGGGAACAGCTTGTATTTCACGAACTTCTATGAGCAAGTGAATAACGGAACGAGTTCTGACAGCGATCTGATGACGACGACGTCGGTGTTCCCTGTTCGTACGGGGGCGAATTTCTTCCGTTATCCGACCAACACCTATAATTCGTTGCCTAAGCTGATGCAGGGCATGGGGTATCAAACGATTTCGACGCACTCCGAGCCTGCGGGAAGCTGGAATTGGGTGGAAGCTCATCATAATATCGGCTACCAAACGAGCTGGGATTTGCGCACTTATAAGGAAGATGATCACGTAGGTCTAGGATTGTCTGACGAGACCTATCTCAGACAACTCGGGGATAAAGTGGCAGGGCTGAGCGCACCGTTCATGCTGCATGCGGTTACGTTGTCCAGTCACGGTCCTTTCGATTTACCTGACAAAACGAAAACCCTGCACTTAGATCCTAGCTTGGATTCCACGATCATGGGGGCGTATTTCCAGGCGATCCATTATACAGATCAACAAATCGGCGCCTTCATGGACAAGCTGGATAGCTTGGGTCTGTTAGACCAATCCGTCATCGCTATTTATGGCGATCATACGGGCGTGCATAAATACTACCAGGATCAAGTGGATGCAATCCCGGCTTTGGAAAATGAAGAGTGGCGCACACATTCCTTGAAGCTGCCGTTCATTATTTATAACAAAGGCATGCAAGGTGAACAAATTGCCACGATTGGCGGGCAAATTGATACACTGCCTACGCTTGCCTACGTGATGGGCGTGGATAAAGCGCAGTTTGAGACAACGGCCATGGGGAAAGTACTGGTGAATACGCGCAAAAATTTCACGATCTTGAACGACGGCACGCTGGTCGGCCAGCCGAACGATGCGGAGGAAGATCATCTGCTGCAATCATTCAAGATCGCCAATTGGCTGCATGAGAGCAATTATTTTGCTAATCGGTAA
- a CDS encoding NAD-dependent epimerase/dehydratase family protein: MKILVTGAAGFIGSHLCERLLQDPNHEVIGLDALLETSPTPIATREHNLRHLLLHPRFTFINRNLLHVRWEDILPHIDIVYHLAGMPGVRSSWGEDFKTYISNNIEATQRLLEGCRQFPVSRFIYASTSSVYGEQLNQVNEDAITIPLSPYGVSKLTGEQLCKVYAHNLGVPVVILRFFTVYGPRQRPDMAFHRFITHIMADKPIPIHGDGLQTRDFTYVEDCVDAIAATAYAANIIGETINIGGKERASVLECIAILEELFGKKVERQFLGKATGEPRHTWADISKAQRLLGYHPITDLRTGLQAEMLDLLLPK; this comes from the coding sequence ATGAAAATACTCGTTACGGGAGCTGCAGGTTTTATCGGGTCACATCTGTGTGAGCGATTGCTTCAAGATCCGAATCACGAGGTCATTGGGCTGGATGCCCTTCTGGAGACATCACCCACACCTATTGCCACTCGAGAGCATAACCTGCGTCATCTCCTGCTCCACCCCCGTTTTACATTTATCAATCGCAACCTACTCCATGTAAGATGGGAGGACATTCTGCCTCATATCGATATCGTCTATCATTTGGCGGGCATGCCGGGTGTTCGCTCAAGCTGGGGCGAAGATTTCAAAACATACATTTCGAATAACATTGAGGCTACACAGCGATTGTTGGAAGGCTGCCGGCAGTTCCCCGTTTCAAGGTTCATTTACGCCTCCACATCGTCCGTCTACGGCGAGCAGCTCAATCAGGTGAATGAAGATGCCATAACGATCCCTCTCTCTCCCTACGGCGTCAGCAAGCTGACTGGTGAGCAGCTATGTAAAGTGTATGCGCACAATCTGGGCGTCCCCGTCGTCATTCTGCGTTTCTTCACTGTATATGGGCCGAGGCAGCGGCCTGATATGGCCTTCCATCGTTTTATAACACACATCATGGCGGATAAACCGATCCCGATCCATGGGGATGGCCTGCAAACACGCGACTTTACTTATGTCGAAGACTGTGTTGATGCGATCGCAGCAACCGCGTATGCAGCCAATATTATCGGTGAAACAATCAACATTGGTGGGAAAGAGCGCGCGTCCGTGCTAGAATGCATTGCCATTTTAGAGGAGCTTTTTGGGAAAAAGGTGGAGAGACAATTTCTCGGCAAAGCAACAGGTGAGCCTCGTCATACGTGGGCAGATATTAGCAAAGCGCAGCGCCTTCTAGGCTATCATCCGATTACGGACCTACGCACAGGGCTTCAAGCCGAGATGTTGGATCTCCTTTTACCAAAATAA
- a CDS encoding UDP-glucose dehydrogenase family protein: MNILIIGMGYVGVTTGLVFAELGWKVTGLDTDANKMKSLSEGRLSFYEPGLDSLLRKHLLTTNIQFTTDVEGAIHDNSIIFLCVGTPSDQDGSADLRAVRIVSERIGSTMKDYKLIVVKSTVPIGTNANVTQWVKASQTDSYPFDVVSNPEFLREGSALHDSLHPDRIIIGSTSEHATQVMKALYAQMNAPLLITKPKTAEMIKYASNAFLATKISYINELSRLCESLEVNVTEVAKGMGLDHRIGPHFLRAGIGYGGSCFPKDSKALLYTAKENNMELSILEKVTQVNETQSRHFLDVWEGQLGGFTQKTVAILGLSFKPDTDDLREAPSISILHQLMEKQAIVRVHDPVAKLPASLLAERVSQFDTVEETLQQCDAVILCSEWETYIRADWAHLRNVMNAGYIFDGRNMLNGEQLATLGYHYYGIGNR, translated from the coding sequence ATGAACATTTTAATTATCGGTATGGGCTATGTTGGGGTAACGACCGGTTTGGTTTTTGCCGAGCTCGGATGGAAGGTGACGGGATTAGATACGGATGCAAATAAGATGAAATCTTTATCGGAGGGCAGGCTTTCGTTTTATGAACCTGGGCTGGACAGCTTATTGCGCAAACATCTCCTAACGACGAACATCCAATTTACCACAGATGTTGAAGGGGCGATTCATGACAATTCGATTATTTTTCTTTGCGTGGGAACCCCCTCCGATCAGGATGGCAGCGCGGATCTCCGTGCTGTTCGCATCGTGTCTGAGCGAATTGGCTCTACCATGAAGGACTATAAATTAATTGTGGTGAAAAGTACGGTTCCAATTGGGACGAACGCGAACGTCACACAGTGGGTCAAAGCTTCACAAACGGATAGCTATCCCTTCGATGTCGTTTCCAATCCAGAATTTTTGCGGGAAGGCAGCGCTCTGCATGATTCTTTGCATCCAGACCGAATTATTATCGGCAGCACGAGCGAGCACGCCACCCAGGTCATGAAAGCGTTGTATGCTCAAATGAACGCTCCTCTATTAATAACGAAACCGAAGACGGCAGAAATGATCAAATACGCCTCGAACGCTTTCCTAGCAACTAAAATTTCTTATATCAATGAATTGTCCAGGCTTTGCGAGAGTTTAGAGGTGAATGTCACAGAGGTTGCGAAAGGCATGGGGCTGGATCATCGAATTGGACCTCATTTCTTGCGCGCTGGCATCGGCTATGGCGGATCCTGCTTTCCCAAAGACAGCAAAGCCCTGCTATATACAGCGAAAGAAAATAACATGGAGTTAAGCATTCTAGAGAAGGTCACGCAAGTGAATGAGACACAATCCAGACACTTCCTGGATGTCTGGGAGGGGCAGCTTGGCGGTTTCACACAGAAAACGGTAGCCATCCTCGGTCTCTCTTTTAAACCCGATACAGACGATCTGCGCGAAGCACCTTCCATTTCAATTCTGCATCAGTTGATGGAGAAACAGGCCATTGTTCGTGTACATGACCCTGTCGCCAAGCTTCCTGCCTCTTTGCTCGCTGAACGCGTTTCCCAATTCGATACTGTCGAAGAGACGCTGCAGCAATGCGATGCTGTGATTCTTTGTTCCGAATGGGAGACGTATATTCGTGCGGATTGGGCGCATCTACGCAATGTGATGAATGCTGGGTACATCTTTGATGGTCGTAATATGCTGAACGGCGAACAACTAGCGACATTAGGCTATCACTATTACGGCATTGGCAATCGATAA